aaaatatacatttaatcaatttcaaatgcaggctgtaacacaacaaaatgtggaaaaagtcaacaggTGTGAATAGTTCCTGAAGGTCCTGTATGTGCTTTAGAAAACATTACAATCTGCTCTTTCCGATCATGTaaagaaatctcaaatttgaccTGGATGAACCTCTGCACCCTTTATCTTTTTTTCCTACCCTGGCTCCGCTTTGTTAGGGAGCAGGCGTAGGCTGTTACATTTGGAGTATCTTCCTCATGATACAGATTAGAAAATATAGATTGCTATTATTTTTCAAACAGATATTCAGATAATGCCCCATGCTTGTTTCAAAGCAGCACAATGGTGCTGTCCCATCAAAACGGTGCTGAAATGATCATCAAGTTGACCACGCTTTTTGTCTTGGAAAGAAATGTAAAGAAGACACAATATGCTTCCTGCATGAAATGATAGTGCTACATATGTCTGGCAGCTGGAAGGTGAAGCGAGGATCTCATTATCAAGTCTACTTGTAGGATGGCATTGTGAGAGATGGCATATCACATTTCAGTCAAGAAAACAAAATAACACTAAATACTGAACCGTGACCCTTTTtaatctcactgtctctctctgtgtgtgggtctATTTTCATTCAGATGGTGACAGAGACATTCTGAAGACAACAGGATCTACAGGAGGGCAGAGGGCTGCAGGCAGATTCACAGTTGTCTCCGTGACACTGACACTGCCAGTAATAATGGGCTTTGTGTAGAAGCCCAGGCAGGAAATGAAGTTTACTGTGATTGCTTGGGAACGTCACACAGAGGTGAGGACAGGGTCTTTTCAGCTGGAGAGACAACATTTCTCCTCCTTTTGTGCCAGTGGTTGTCGTGGTCCCCAAACGTCTCTGTGTTGCCCTGGGCCAGGAGTTGTTCCTAGTCAGGTTACGTAGTCAGGATTGGAGAAACTCCAGACTCTACTTATGACTTACTCACTTGCAGGCTTTTCAATTGGTCTTGTTTAACTACAAATCAATAATGTTATCTCCTTCATTAGAATTATCTTTAGCCGTGACCAAAGACAGGTGTAGAGTAACCCATTTAGGAAACAcagctgtggcattgtgttgagtGAGGAGACTCAACCCTTCTTCTGTATATTATACACACAAGGTATCTGACTCAAGGTTTCAATTACAGGGGTGTTTAGAGCTGCCGAGCTCTCCTGTAGGAAATCAAGGCACCGTAATAAGGGCACCACCCTAAGAGTCAATATGTAGCTCAAAATCAAAATCCTGGTTCCATTAACGCTAATCCAGATAACTGATGTAGGTACAGCTAACTTAATTAGGAGGTTACAAAAATCTGACCTATGATCAGTGTCTGTGGGCAACATCTTCATGCATCCCTACTAATTGGCCTGGGTGGCATTTCTGTTTCTCTACACTTTGACCTTAGAGAGACACCATGATGAGGTCCTCCGCCACTGATCCCAAATCAGGTTTGCTTTTTGTTTTTATATAGTAATGGTTTAGGTTTAATGCTGGGGTATGgtcatctgatcctagatctgagcATAGGGGCAAATTCCACTAGGATTGTGTTTGGGTGACATTTCACTCCGGTCCATAATGCCCCGCAATGAGGAATGTGTGTGGGTAACACACAAAGGATGCCATTCAATAGCCTAAAGTGACCACCTCTGCTggtctcctccactcctctttaCTGAATGCACTGGCTaggtcagggtttcccaaactaggggttgCGACCGCTTTGAAAATGGGGTCGCGAGAGAAAATGTGCGCTTACTTCATAGAACCAGGGTTACATCATTAACCTAGATGCGGTTTTAATAAAAAAGAGTGGTTTATGTAGGGCCCTATGATTTCCGAGATGCTGAAAACGCAGACGGAATTTGGTAATAAAAATGGAATCAACTGTAAAACATGGAAGATTGCAGAATTTTCCATAATTTGGCTGAAATTGAAAATGATTTCATAATTGTAAAATTAGACGAGTAGGCCTAGATAAATAATTCAGTTTTCGATTGGGGTGTTTTGAGGGGGGAGGTTGTGCGTGGGACCCTTATGTCACCTCACAACTTGGCTGTCACTTTGAGAAACATGTCGAAGAGGCCGTCTAGGACGGCCAAGTCATCAAAAATACGAAAAACTTCGACCCTAACCCCTAAATTCAGAGCAGAGCAATACCCAAAGGACTATGAGTCAGGCGATAAGCTGTTCTGCAAATTATGTCAACATACTATTGATTGGACCCGTAAAAATACATGTGATGACCACTTAAAGTCTAAAGCCCATGTGAAAAACAAGGAAAAGCACCGTGTTAGCCAGAGCATACCTCTTCAAACAACCATTTCTAGTGCAAGCTCATCAGCAGATTCAAGACGAGAATTTATTCAGGACTTTGCGGCTGTGTGCGCGCCGAGTCAGACATCCCCTTAGAAAAGCTAAGAAAGCTATGGCCGTTTTAAGTGTGAAGCACTGCAAACAGGAAGGAGCGTTCCTCGAAAATGAGAGCAGCCTCTGTCAAACTCACCCGCCCCGTGTGTGCGGCCAACATATGACTGCCGTTCTACTGAAGATCCGTGGGAAGAAGTTTGTGGTGGTTGTTGACGAGACAACAGATCCAGGGGATTGCAGCATTCTAAACATCGTCATTGGTGAGTTAACTTAACAGCCTATTAATAAAGCACTGCAACTGCAGAATGTAAATGTAGGCCGTGAATTGTCCGCATGCAAATTGTGATATTCCAAACGACAAGCTTTCGTGGTGAAATATAGCGATGCATAATGTCAGCAGCCGTCTGCCTCTCCATCTAGCTAACTATCGCTGTATCTATATTGTGTTTACACTTGAAATTTAAATAACACTAATTTTGTCACAATATTATTTTAGATTAAAACATAACTAAAGTTTGTCCTTATCTTTCATCGCAGGTGTTGAAAACCAGTACTTTCTGGTAGATGTCATTTTCATGGACAGATGCAACTACTCAACGTTTTCCCAAGCTATACTAGCCTCCCTCCACAGCAACCATCTGAACCTGAATGATGCCTGGGCAGTGGTCACAGACCATGCCTCCTACTGCCTGAAGGCATACAAGGAGGTTCTGAAAGGAGAGATGCCCAACAGTGTTCATGTACCCTGTCTCTATCAGGTCATCAATCTGGAGGGTGAAACCTGGCAGCACTACAAATACTTCTCTGAAGTTGCATCACTTGGGACATGGATGAGATCTGTCTTCTTCAAGAAGCCTGTCAGAAATAGAAGATGGGTGAGCTTCCTCATTATGAAGGAGTTTGTGCAGGCCAAGGCTCCTCCTGAAGCAGTGAGCTCCAGATGGAATAGTTCATTTGAGGCAGTGAAGTACCATGCAGagcatgttcatctgtacagagAGTTTTTGTTGGCAGAAAAGTCATCATCCCAGGCAGTCACAAACCTCCTCAGCCAGCTGGAAACAGAGGAGAAGGTTGCTGCATTGTTGCCTACATTCTTGCATTATTATGTTTTAATTTATAATGAAACACTTTGTAGAACTCTGTATTGAAGCACTTGCCATGATAACAAATTGTGAAATGTTGTGTTGCATCATTACAAATGTACTGTTTCCCTGTACTATGCCCAAAAGCCGTTAGAACCGAGTGGACAAGACCAGTGGGACTGTGATGATGTTCTTTTCTACACAGAAGATCATCCAACATTATTGCCATACCTTTGATGCACTTCAGTCACTTCATACTGTCATAGTCCAAACTAAAAAAGTAAACAATTGCAGTTGATTACATaacttattttaatttaattacattttttacatcgtGGTGTcgcaattattatttttatatcaaAATGGGGTCAGGAGCCAAAGAACCTCACAAGGTTAAAGCCATGTGGATAGACAGCCATCCAGGAATTCACCTGTTCGGTACAGGtggaggataggagacgaggaagccactttagactattgagatacacccactgaattttttattttatttaacctttatttaactaggcaagtcagttaagaacaaattcttatttacaatgacggcctactccggccaaacccagacgatgctgggccaattgggtGCTGCCCtttgggactcctaatcacgctCGGATGTGATgcagtctggattcgaaccagggagcAGGGGTGacacctccagcactgagatgcagttccttcgactgctgcgccacttgggagcccactgTAGCCTTGCCAGCATCAGtagaagatgaagagagagattcCACCCTGTCAAACATTTACGTCTTCCATGGTAGAATCATATCTGTTCATCACTTAGTAATTAACATGCCTTCTCTGAAGAGTAATCAAGTGACAAACAATTACACAGATTGTTTGtcaccgagtggcgcagcggtctaaggcactgcatctcagtgctagaggtgtcactacagaccctggtttgattccaggctgtatcacaaccggccatgattaggagtcccataggacggcgcacaattggcccagcattgtctgggtttggccagggtaggccgtcattgtaaataagaatttgttcttaactgacttgcctagttaaataaaggatagcAGATGATTTAATGCTTTGCTAAATGCCATGTCTGCATCTTTGTGCTACGCTAAGAGAAACTAAGAGAAACTGAAACTGACAGATGAAGATTAAAGCAATATTCACATTGGTCACACAATGTCTTTACAACCAATAATACATTCAGTCTCATAAATTACATTCAGATGACTTAATCAAAAGCAGAGGCTGAAGACTGATGATAGAGTTCTTTGCTTGTTTCTGgtttttttttatgttaaaaTCTTTCTACTATAGCAATGTTGTTTGGGGGCAAATAGAGCATAGCCTATTTGTTACTTGTACAGGCATTAAAGAAGTGAGGCTGTGTTAGGCCAATTATGCCAGTATAAATTGagaacagaagaagaaaaaacattacaaaacaaacTGCATTTGTATGCTTGCTTTCCCTTCATCCAAAAAGAAATCAAATCATCACTTCCATTAATGTGCTTGTTGAGAGTGTAAGATCTACAATTATCTCCCAAATTGTGGTGAGCAATTAGGCTAACCACTATGTCCACAAACACATCACAATCAAACCATGATGACAGAGGGAAATTCTTATGATGCGTCACACAGGCCAACCCTGACCAAATGACTTTTTCTGCCATCCATTAAAAGGCTGTCAATGTGCTGGAAATGTTCTTCTCTATATTGAGTTACTTCTATAATGAATTGGACCGATAACACCTAATACCCGCAGCCTGTCACAAAACCAGGAGGGTATGATGAGAAGCACAGGATACCAAACACAGGCTTTGTGACTATATCCCTGGGTGAGAAAAGCCTGGTGCCTTCAGAGACAGGATGTTAAGAAGGGTCTTTCCATCTCATAAACAGCCCAACAAAAGACGTCATCATCAAAGAAACCGCAGGGAAGACTGTGGAGGGGAAGTGAGAACAGTGGGAGATATGAGAGGATGGTCGTTTGCACCGCTCTACTAAAACCAGCAGCCAAACCAAAACAAACCCTTTTGGCCAATTACAGCCTGAGTTGCGCCTTGGAAAGTATTTTTTTGTTGAGAATTAAAACATTATATAATTGGAATCGGTTATGACATTGTCTTCCCTATATTCATTTAGCAGGGGTGGCCCACCACTGTTAATTGTTGCCACCACTGCAAAAAAAAATGGTTGTTTATAATCAATATCGGCTGAGACTCGCTTTTAAATGGATAGTCGTTggctcaatgactggaagtctatgggaacagctTGCATGTCATTGCCCTAACGCTACCCTTGCCACCACTGCTGAACAAAAATCCAAGGGGAAACACTAAGATGTGTGGTTTGCAATGCATGCAACCCTACACTTACCAGCACTTTTGCTGTGGTAGGCTAATTGCAGGTGTGACCATTATCAACAAAGCAGGAGTGAGGCAGATGGCACAGCCTAGCAGGAATAGGTTACTGAGGCCATTGCTGAGTAGGCATACTGAAGCAACTCAGCATGCTTTCTAATTACATGTAATTACAATTCTTATTTACTGTCGAACATGAGTTAGCTACTCTTCATTTCCAGTAAGGGTGTCAATATTGTCAAGTCGTTTTTAAAGACCAAACATGAATGTTATTGTCATAGAAGGCTTATTTGAGTtgatgtgtgagagtgtgtgtggacACAGTCCAATTGAAAGATAAAGACAGTGAGCACACATCAGAAACAGTGTTTTGAAAACATCCGTCCCGTTTCTTCTTAGAAAATAGGGCAGTGAAAACAAATAGCTCCCACTGCAGCAGCTGACAGGCTACATTGGTTTCACATTGGTGCATGAACCCTTCCTGACCCAGTTCCTACTATAAGCCGTCATCATCGTGGGGTGGGGGTGGGTACAAAGAAGAGCATCAACCTATTAATGGCATGTGGATACGTTTTGAGGCTTGTCAACAGAAAAAGACCAACTGGCATTCGGGAGGCCAGCAGGAAGCCTGTATTCAACACTTGTTACAGTTGGTCAAGTCTGTCGATTGACCCATAGGATTGACCACGAAGTGGTCATTGACGTGGCCAATTGCTCTGATGACAGATCTATCTACTAAATAAACAACCGCCGCCAAGAAATTACTGAGTAGTGCTTCTTGGTCTTGCTAATATGAAATCATTACAACTCTACCCTTACGTAATACATGGGAAAGAGAGTAGTAGAGAATACAACATATATCAAATTATTTGTGTGTGTCCCCAATATATCAGCAATAACTTATTATATAGGCCTAAAATAATATCTACATGtgatatatacattatatatttattatgcaTCCCTATTTTGGATTAGTAGCCCAGTGTTTCAAATCACAGAGGAACATAGAACAAACGACTGAGTTGCAGAGAGGACAAGATACCCCGGCTGATATGTAAACATTGCTAGAGGGTGAATGCAGCAGCAGGTAAAGGATTCAATGAATGTATAACGTATAACAATCTGCAAAGGGGAATCATTCCATCAGTGATGCTGTAACATTAAAAGGAAAATACAGTGGTCAATGTCAAAGAGAAGAGTTCAATAATTCCCCAATTACCTGCAGATTCGCCTGTGTTGATCCAGTCGGGGTTTGCAATGCTTGCGATTGCAAAGATATCCGCTGCCAGAAACAGACATCCTGATATAATTGTTAATTTATCCATATTTGCAGCTCAAGTCTGTGTGCTTTAAATGAGCAGATATGAAAGACGTGGCTTAGAGTTCCAGGTAAGACCAAGGAGTGTAAACCTCAGAAATACAGTTTTTAGATATATGTTTCCGTTAGATAGTTATCAGTCCACCTCACCCCCTTCAAAAGAGATTCAACTGGTTTGGAGGTTCAGCCTGTCATTATTCATTTGGACATGGCAGCAACAGCAAATCAACACACCTTCATTCCGCTTACATATGGCTAAAAACGGAGGAAAAAAATCACATCTCAAACGACCATCGTTTCGACCCGAATCTTCCTCCGATAAAGCAAAAGGAGCTGGCGCAACGTCAGGGCCCAAGTCTCCAGTCGCTGGTGTTCTCGCTCGGATCTGCACGGTAGCAGCAGCATTTGGTTATTGAGACTAGCCGGAtagctagccacctagctagctatTTCCCACATTCGAACTCTGTGTGCCGAACAACAACCCAGAGAGGGTGCTTGACGGCCGAACCCCCATTTGAATAAGTACTTTAAACCATTTCACGAACAAAACTCCGTCAGACAGAAGTACTAAATAATCGAATAATGCTGTGCCTTCAGTATGTCCTTGTTTTCAGCGAAGCTCTAAGGCTAGCTAGCCGTCAGGAAAACGAGAACCCATCCTCCCTCTTGCTTATTCATGCCCCCTTCTCCGCTGCTGGAATAGCATCTGTAGTGTAAATAGACCGCTAGCTAGCAAGCTCTGGTGCGGACATAGCGAAGTAGGAACCAAGGCAGCTCGAGCAGGCTCTGCGGCTTTCGCATAATCTTTATATGGAAATACGATATTATTAAAGCCGCTAGGAGAGGTGGTGATTATGCTTTCCCCGATTAGCCCACTAGCTTGGCCCCCTATCAACCGAACACCGTGCCTCACGCAGTGCGTTCCACAGAcacaacagctctctctctctctctctctcacacacacacacacacacacacacacacacacacacacacacacacacacacacacacacacacacacacacacacacacacacacacagggggcaTTCGCTATCGTCTCGCGAGATCGTTGGCGTGAGAGACGTTTCAGACAGATGGGACCATGCAGAGGGGGTAGATGAGACCACTCATTTAGAAGGACATGACATACATCAAACCGTTTATTATTCTCATCAGAGGAAGAAGTAACGCCTTTCCTTTTAACACTCAAAGGCTCCTTATCCCATGTTTGAATAAGTGTCCATTCTACCAGATAAAAGTGGTCCCCAAGATAGGAGTGATGGGGGGAAAAAACGACAATCTGAAATGTTTGTATGCTTACCTTTTTGTGACACATTTTTGCCAACAAAAGCATGTGTAGATGCCTTAGTTTATTCTCACTGACACATGCTGTAGTTAAGGTCAAAGCAAATCCTCTGATCTATCAAGGGAGTGTGCCAGATAGCAGTACTTTGCTGGTCAGCGCTTTCCACTATTCCATTAGAGCAGCAAAGCAATCAGCAGAAAGTAACCTCCCACCCACTCAACACAGCAGTCTCAGCAATGTGAGTCTtcacactgggcacagatgtcagtttaACATCTTGTTTTGATGCACATTTTGTTGAGTTGttaactaacgtgaattcaacgtgaaatcaaccaaaCATGTCACCCTGTCATTTAATTTAGGTTAAAAGTAGGGTGTAAAATACAAAATACCTTTAAGTTGATGACtatttgcaaatccaatcagttttccacaacATCATTACATTTTTTGGTTAAAATAATCTGgaaacaactttgattcaaccagtttttaccAAATGTGTTTCTGCTTTGGATAGAATATATAGATCACCCAGttcacataaactcagcaaaaaaagaaacgtcctctcactgtcaactgcgtttatttttagcaaacttaacatgtgttaatatttgtatgaacataagattcaacaactgagacataaactgaacacaagttccacagacatgtgactaacagaaatggaatgtgtacctgaacaaagggggggtcaaaagtaacagtatctggtgtggccatcagctgcattaagtactgcagtgcatctcctcctcatggactgcaccagatttgccagctcttactgtgaaatgttaccccactcttccaccaaggcacctgcaagttccctgacatttctgggtggaatggccctagccctcaccctccgatccaacaggtcccagatgtgctcaatgggattgagatctgggctcttcgctggccatgacagaacactgacattcctgtcctgcaggaaatcacgcacagaacgagcagtatggctgatggcattgtcatgctggggggtcatgtcaggatgagcctgcaggaggggtaccacatgagggaggaggatgtcttcccaaTAACGCagagcgttgagattgcctgcaatgacaacaagctcagtccgatgatgctgtgacacaccgccccagaccatgacggaccctccacctcgatcccgctccagagtacaggcctcggtgtaatgctcattccttcgacgatgaacgcaaatccgaccatcacccctggtgagacaaaaccgtgacttgtcagtgaagagcactttttgccagtcctgtctggtccagcgatgttgggtttgcgcccataggcgacgttgttgccaatgatgtctggtgaggacctgccttacaacaggcctaaaagcccccagtccagcctctctcagcctattgcagacagtctgagcactgatggagggattttgcgttcctggtgtaactcgggcagttggtgttgccatcctgtacctgtcccgcaggtgtgatgttccgatgtaccgatcctatgcaggtgttgttacacgtggtcttccactgcgaggacgaccagctgtccatcctgtctccctgtagtgctgtcttaggcgtctcacagtacggacattgcaatttattgccctggccacatctgcagtcctcatgcctccttgcagcatgcctatgccacattcacgcagatgagcagggaccctgggaatctttcttttggtgtttttcagagtcaggagaaaggcctctttagtatcctaagttttcataactgggaCCTTAATTGCCTCCCATTCATTCCGCAGGTGCATGGTCATTAATTGTttttggttcattgaacaagcataggaaacagtgtttaaaccctttacaatgaagatctgtgaagttatttggatttttatgaattatctttgaaagacagggtcctgaaaaagggacgtttctttttttccgAGTTTGTATTGCTTGCCTGTATGATCTAAGCTTTTACAGAACAACCCGAAATTGACACTAGAATATGCAGGAGACCCAACTTGGAAAAATTATATCCTGTGTGCTCATATTCACTCAATTGTAGGTC
This sequence is a window from Oncorhynchus mykiss isolate Arlee chromosome 13, USDA_OmykA_1.1, whole genome shotgun sequence. Protein-coding genes within it:
- the LOC110538749 gene encoding uncharacterized protein LOC110538749, with amino-acid sequence MAVLSVKHCKQEGAFLENESSLCQTHPPRVCGQHMTAVLLKIRGKKFVVVVDETTDPGDCSILNIVIGVENQYFLVDVIFMDRCNYSTFSQAILASLHSNHLNLNDAWAVVTDHASYCLKAYKEVLKGEMPNSVHVPCLYQVINLEGETWQHYKYFSEVASLGTWMRSVFFKKPVRNRRWVSFLIMKEFVQAKAPPEAVSSRWNSSFEAVKYHAEHVHLYREFLLAEKSSSQAVTNLLSQLETEEKVAALLPTFLHYYVLIYNETLCRTLY